One genomic window of Candidatus Binatia bacterium includes the following:
- a CDS encoding tetratricopeptide repeat protein, protein MMGEEVKTLRARAESGDPDAQNRLANRYFKGEAVKIDYDLAFQWYRKAADQGLLKAIYNLGILHKDGFGDPNHEIANRYFLQAARKGYSLAQYSLGRSYQQGRGFAVDLAAQRLRHGREGESETASGRNRLDE, encoded by the coding sequence ATGATGGGCGAAGAAGTGAAGACATTGCGGGCGCGCGCTGAATCGGGAGATCCGGACGCACAGAACCGCCTTGCCAATCGTTACTTCAAAGGCGAAGCCGTGAAGATAGACTACGATCTCGCCTTTCAGTGGTATCGAAAGGCAGCTGACCAAGGCTTGCTGAAGGCCATTTACAATCTGGGAATTCTCCATAAAGACGGTTTTGGAGACCCAAACCATGAAATTGCCAACCGCTACTTTCTACAAGCTGCACGTAAGGGCTACTCCCTGGCGCAATATAGTCTCGGGCGCAGTTATCAACAGGGAAGAGGCTTTGCCGTAGATCTGGCCGCCCAGCGGCTCCGCCACGGGCGGGAAGGCGAGTCGGAGACTGCCAGTGGCAGGAATAGGCTGGACGAGTAG